From Planctomycetota bacterium, one genomic window encodes:
- a CDS encoding DUF444 family protein, producing MKMQRDHARFREIVRGRIRQNLRKYVTQGEMIGRKGRDLVSIPIPQLDVPHFRYGKNGSGGVGQGDGEEGTAVGQGEEEGDGKGKAGSDPGAHVLEVDVPLEELAKIMADELHLPRIEPKGRENIQQDKTKYNSIRRTGPESLRHFKRTYMEALRRQISSKTYVPDSPLVVPFREDKRYRSWHTVAHPEASAVIVYMMDVSGSMTDEQKQIVRTEAFWIDTWLKSQYGGLEVRYIIHDAAAKAVDENTFYHTRESGGTRISSAYKVCVDLLKKDFPPSDWNVYCFQFSDGDNWGEDNQTCMSMLREELLPHVNLFCYGQVESPYGSGEYLRALHEKLGSDFENLILSEIRDRNAIYDSIKLFLGKGK from the coding sequence ATGAAAATGCAACGCGATCATGCGCGCTTTCGCGAGATCGTCCGCGGCCGCATTCGACAAAACCTGCGCAAATACGTCACCCAAGGCGAAATGATCGGCCGCAAGGGTCGCGACCTGGTCAGCATTCCGATCCCGCAACTCGACGTCCCCCACTTCCGCTACGGCAAGAACGGCTCGGGGGGCGTCGGCCAAGGGGACGGCGAAGAAGGCACGGCGGTTGGCCAGGGCGAAGAAGAGGGGGACGGCAAAGGAAAAGCCGGCAGCGACCCAGGGGCCCATGTCCTGGAAGTCGACGTGCCGCTGGAAGAGTTGGCCAAGATCATGGCCGACGAGCTGCACTTGCCGCGCATCGAGCCCAAGGGGCGCGAGAACATCCAGCAGGACAAGACCAAGTACAACAGCATCCGCCGCACCGGGCCCGAGTCACTCAGGCATTTCAAGCGGACCTACATGGAAGCGCTGCGGCGGCAGATTTCGTCCAAGACCTATGTGCCCGACTCGCCGCTGGTCGTGCCGTTCCGCGAGGACAAGCGGTATCGTTCCTGGCACACGGTCGCTCATCCCGAGGCCAGCGCCGTCATCGTCTACATGATGGACGTCTCGGGCTCGATGACCGACGAGCAGAAGCAAATCGTCCGAACCGAGGCATTCTGGATCGATACCTGGCTAAAAAGCCAGTACGGCGGGCTCGAAGTTCGCTACATCATCCACGACGCCGCGGCCAAGGCCGTCGACGAGAACACCTTCTATCACACCCGCGAAAGCGGCGGCACGCGGATCAGTTCGGCCTACAAGGTCTGTGTCGATCTGCTGAAGAAGGACTTCCCGCCGTCCGATTGGAATGTCTACTGTTTTCAATTCTCGGACGGCGACAACTGGGGCGAGGACAACCAGACCTGCATGAGCATGCTGCGCGAAGAGCTGCTGCCGCACGTGAACCTGTTCTGCTATGGACAAGTCGAAAGCCCGTACGGCAGCGGCGAGTACCTGCGCGCGCTGCACGAGAAGCTGGGGAGCGATTTCGAGAACCTGATCTTGTCCGAGATTCGCGATCGCAACGCCATTTACGATTCGATCAAGTTGTTCTTGGGCAAGGGGAAATAG